One segment of Solanum stenotomum isolate F172 chromosome 1, ASM1918654v1, whole genome shotgun sequence DNA contains the following:
- the LOC125854501 gene encoding secreted RxLR effector protein 161-like, giving the protein MRDCISIDTPVAKGENLSLETCPKTQSEKDAMKRVPYSSAIGSLMYAMLYTSRYLLCSGLVSRYQSNPGQTHWKVVKRILRYLRGTVDYKLCYQGSDLQLVGYSDADWGGDLDERKSTSGYVFLLNNGTISWSSKKQTCITLSTMEAEFIACYTSIQEVVWLKRFMEHLGIIAKPIDAVQIFCDSQAAMTYTKGPKYHSKTKHIDT; this is encoded by the coding sequence ATGAGAGACTGTATATCAATAGACACCCCTGTAGCTAAAGGTGAAAATTTAAGCCTTGAAACATGTCCCAAAACTCAAAGTGAAAAAGACGCCATGAAGAGGGTCCCATATTCAAGTGCAATTGGGAGTTTAATGTATGCAATGTTGTACACGTCCCGATATTTGTTATGCAGTGGTCTTGTTAGTCGTTATCAATCTAATCCAGGACAAACACATTGGAAAGTTGTTAAGAGAATTTTAAGATACTTAAGGGGCACTGTTGATTACAAATTATGTTATCAAGGAAGTGACTTACAGTTGGTGGGCTACTCTGATGCTGACTGGGGTGGAGACTTAGATGAAAGAAAGTCCACTTCTGGTTATGTTTTTTTGCTTAACAATGGTACTATTTCATGGAGTAGCAAGAAACAAACATGTATAACTTTATCAACTATGGAAGCAGAGTTCATTGCATGCTATACATCAATACAAGAAGTTGTATGGCTAAAAAGGTTCATGGAGCACTTAGGGATCATTGCCAAGCCAATAGATGCAGTGCAAATTTTTTGTGATAGCCAAGCAGCAATGACATACACTAAAGGCCCTAAGTATCATAGTAAGACTAAGCACATAGATACATAG